From a single Paraburkholderia sp. D15 genomic region:
- a CDS encoding Abi-alpha family protein encodes MDPNAITTTTEAAKAVQEVAKATGKGIDAAREMGGFIANYVRGPIEQGLGIFDDKLRYSRWERQQRLMQRAATFLAEQGLKEPPNGVPLKFAVPLLQAASIEDDDDLQDLWAHLLVNASVEPEVALHRVFVSMLENMSSFDAQVLFCLQRTSRGPHDAIITAELPASASVWGENMEQPRTQPSDEVLFSLGNLGRLGAITGLATAGGGTAWVAVHVTILGKRLVDACSGAAT; translated from the coding sequence ATGGACCCGAACGCTATAACAACAACTACCGAGGCAGCCAAGGCAGTTCAAGAGGTCGCAAAAGCGACGGGGAAGGGAATTGATGCCGCGAGGGAAATGGGTGGCTTTATTGCGAATTATGTACGAGGGCCGATAGAGCAAGGTCTCGGTATCTTTGACGACAAGCTTCGATACTCTCGGTGGGAGCGGCAACAACGGTTGATGCAGAGGGCAGCGACGTTTTTGGCAGAGCAGGGACTGAAGGAGCCGCCTAATGGAGTGCCGCTGAAGTTTGCTGTTCCGCTTCTCCAGGCTGCATCGATTGAGGACGATGACGACTTGCAGGATCTGTGGGCTCATCTATTGGTGAATGCGTCAGTCGAACCTGAAGTTGCGCTGCATAGAGTGTTTGTCAGCATGCTGGAGAACATGTCGAGTTTTGATGCCCAAGTGCTCTTTTGCCTCCAGCGTACTAGCAGGGGACCACACGATGCAATTATCACCGCCGAGTTACCGGCGTCTGCCTCAGTGTGGGGCGAAAACATGGAACAGCCGCGTACGCAACCGTCTGATGAAGTGCTTTTCTCACTTGGTAATCTGGGACGCCTCGGTGCTATTACCGGGCTTGCGACCGCAGGTGGGGGAACAGCATGGGTTGCCGTGCACGTAACAATCTTGGGGAAGCGATTGGTCGACGCTTGCTCAGGCGCAGCAACCTGA
- a CDS encoding DUF3987 domain-containing protein, whose product MSGKSEAHVRFNAPIVAAMKGWRRRWLFDNVLPPTLLRKIRTGSVLTLLSMAEGRGHLGGPLGRSFQDLSDLYDSNMPSFDRANDDDDDLVEHALDSAILVKCVNVQDDAHREWLDKYGQSAIASGYLFRLLMMESNELAVEGADEQQTEFELLDYDQRIAELIESGLNKLKHMPVNRLPEIKVESAAEQILRQSQKRFEFMASAVLPERDAIVFAVRLAANARRIAGCMHVFEGYEGTVSPETMARAVTIAEHFGACWLATMFPSKPMPDAVQRGQRLLDTLHNWARQAGMWAPNWREADVVATAPNFGWSKSEMKAAITWICGQGFARVVPRTENGRRVIKLELISNTVALQPVRQAWMPHHF is encoded by the coding sequence TTGAGCGGCAAGTCCGAGGCTCACGTGCGATTCAATGCGCCTATCGTCGCGGCGATGAAGGGCTGGAGGAGGCGTTGGCTGTTCGACAACGTGTTGCCTCCGACATTGCTGCGCAAGATACGCACTGGTTCGGTTCTGACCTTACTCAGTATGGCGGAAGGGCGCGGCCATCTGGGAGGTCCGCTCGGTCGCTCATTTCAGGATCTGAGTGACCTGTATGACAGCAATATGCCGTCGTTTGATCGTGCGAATGACGACGATGACGATCTCGTGGAGCACGCTCTGGACAGCGCTATTCTCGTCAAGTGTGTGAACGTACAGGACGATGCACATCGCGAATGGCTCGACAAGTACGGGCAGAGCGCCATTGCTTCGGGCTACCTGTTTCGCCTGCTCATGATGGAGAGCAACGAGCTCGCCGTTGAGGGCGCCGACGAGCAGCAAACGGAATTCGAGCTGCTCGACTACGATCAGCGCATCGCTGAGTTGATCGAGAGTGGCCTGAACAAGCTCAAGCACATGCCAGTAAACAGGCTCCCGGAAATCAAGGTTGAATCCGCCGCTGAACAGATCCTGCGGCAAAGTCAGAAGCGCTTCGAGTTCATGGCGAGCGCAGTTCTGCCGGAGCGTGACGCGATCGTGTTCGCAGTACGTCTGGCAGCTAACGCGCGTCGGATCGCCGGATGCATGCACGTGTTCGAGGGTTATGAGGGTACTGTATCGCCCGAGACGATGGCGCGCGCCGTGACAATCGCGGAGCATTTCGGGGCGTGCTGGCTCGCAACGATGTTTCCGTCGAAGCCGATGCCCGATGCTGTGCAACGTGGACAGCGCCTCTTGGATACCCTCCACAATTGGGCTCGTCAAGCGGGAATGTGGGCGCCGAACTGGAGAGAGGCCGACGTCGTTGCCACTGCGCCAAACTTCGGCTGGAGCAAGTCAGAAATGAAGGCGGCGATTACGTGGATATGCGGGCAGGGTTTCGCCCGGGTCGTGCCGCGCACTGAAAATGGTCGCCGAGTCATCAAGCTCGAGCTGATCTCCAACACCGTCGCGCTTCAGCCAGTCAGGCAGGCTTGGATGCCACACCACTTCTGA
- a CDS encoding protein kinase, translating to MSGPLSAGDVIGGRYQIERYIDEGGMQFVYAAKDQLSSRIVALKTPKNKSAIKRFRRSAVVAAKVNHPNVAKTLDYVREGESRYLIEELIVGSDLSKALLRKTVFLDPYLVAKVFHHMAKGLAAAHHAGVIHRDLKPTNVMVVGGYSLSELKITDFGIAKMAEEELAEAAEGGDQTLTTSQTAVGALPYMAPEAIDTPKEVTQKADVWSLGAMMFHLLTGQQPFGSGLKAVQKILAAAQPDVPVFVVRNPQFEPLARELLDMTFACLRKNPAERPTADDLVRRCGLLCYTVTQRGEGVVRRVDYDSYGFINSEGRDVFFHMDSVFGPPPKLATGDRVIFSAYAGGGSPRAYPVLKMIS from the coding sequence ATGAGCGGTCCACTCTCAGCAGGAGACGTCATAGGTGGGCGCTACCAGATCGAGCGCTACATAGACGAAGGCGGCATGCAGTTCGTGTACGCGGCTAAGGATCAATTGTCCAGCCGGATCGTCGCCCTCAAGACGCCCAAGAACAAGTCCGCTATCAAGCGTTTCCGCCGTAGTGCTGTGGTAGCAGCAAAGGTCAATCACCCCAACGTAGCCAAGACGCTTGACTACGTAAGGGAGGGCGAGAGCCGCTATCTCATCGAGGAACTCATCGTCGGCTCCGATCTGAGCAAAGCACTTCTGCGCAAGACCGTGTTCCTAGACCCCTACCTCGTAGCGAAAGTCTTTCACCATATGGCCAAAGGGTTGGCGGCTGCTCATCACGCGGGCGTGATTCACCGCGACCTTAAACCTACCAACGTTATGGTTGTGGGTGGTTACTCGCTGAGCGAACTCAAGATCACCGACTTCGGGATTGCCAAGATGGCCGAGGAGGAGCTCGCCGAGGCGGCTGAAGGCGGAGACCAGACCCTCACAACCTCACAGACGGCTGTGGGTGCGCTCCCTTACATGGCCCCGGAGGCCATCGATACGCCAAAGGAGGTTACTCAGAAGGCGGACGTATGGTCGCTGGGAGCGATGATGTTTCATCTGCTCACGGGGCAGCAACCCTTCGGTTCAGGTTTAAAGGCGGTGCAGAAAATCCTAGCTGCGGCGCAACCGGATGTTCCAGTGTTCGTGGTGCGTAACCCGCAGTTCGAGCCGCTTGCGCGTGAGCTTCTCGATATGACTTTTGCCTGTCTGCGGAAGAACCCGGCCGAGCGGCCCACCGCCGACGATCTGGTTCGGCGCTGCGGACTTCTCTGCTATACCGTCACGCAGCGGGGAGAGGGAGTGGTCAGGCGAGTCGACTACGACAGCTATGGCTTCATCAACAGCGAAGGACGTGACGTGTTCTTCCACATGGACAGCGTCTTCGGGCCGCCGCCGAAGCTCGCCACGGGCGACCGCGTAATCTTCTCCGCCTACGCGGGCGGTGGCTCGCCACGCGCCTACCCAGTTTTGAAAATGATTTCCTGA
- a CDS encoding BON domain-containing protein has translation MSVFRVKKTLVRTVLVVGFAAGLSATLQGCFLAVAGAAGGGALVATDRRTLGAQTEDRELQVKALSQISQNLPDNAHVNVAVFNRRVLLTGEVAGDVSKQRAESIVRGLNNVNTIVNELAIMPASSFSSRTNDTYLETRVKTALIAEKNISANNFKVVAERGSVYLMGLVTMDEGNRGADVASRVPGVVQVVKVFQYIQPQEAAAAAAAAATAPTAPAASQPDASAPTVGAIPDSSVSSRPLDQQAPAPVSNSNSVHPGNPAATTP, from the coding sequence ATGAGCGTATTCCGCGTCAAGAAGACACTGGTGAGAACCGTGCTGGTGGTTGGGTTCGCGGCGGGGCTGTCCGCGACGTTGCAGGGGTGCTTCCTCGCCGTTGCGGGCGCGGCGGGCGGCGGCGCGCTGGTGGCGACCGACCGGCGCACGCTCGGCGCGCAGACGGAGGATCGCGAGTTGCAGGTGAAGGCGCTCTCGCAGATCAGCCAGAACCTGCCGGACAACGCGCACGTGAACGTGGCGGTGTTCAATCGTCGCGTGCTGCTGACCGGCGAGGTGGCGGGCGATGTGTCGAAGCAGCGGGCGGAGTCGATCGTGCGTGGGCTGAACAACGTCAATACGATCGTCAACGAGCTGGCGATCATGCCTGCGAGTTCGTTCTCGTCGCGCACCAACGATACCTATCTGGAGACGCGCGTGAAGACCGCGCTGATCGCCGAGAAGAACATTTCGGCGAACAACTTCAAGGTGGTGGCCGAGCGTGGTTCGGTGTACCTGATGGGCCTCGTCACGATGGACGAAGGCAATCGCGGCGCCGACGTCGCGAGCCGCGTGCCGGGCGTGGTGCAGGTCGTGAAGGTGTTCCAGTACATCCAGCCGCAGGAAGCGGCGGCCGCTGCTGCCGCGGCGGCGACTGCGCCGACGGCGCCGGCCGCTTCGCAGCCGGATGCGAGTGCGCCGACGGTGGGCGCGATTCCGGATTCGTCGGTGAGCTCGCGGCCGCTCGATCAGCAGGCGCCGGCGCCGGTCAGCAATTCGAACTCGGTGCATCCGGGCAATCCCGCGGCGACGACGCCATGA
- a CDS encoding phage exclusion protein Lit family protein translates to MRNEHDSPVLALEHNVTWAFEHATPYAGARLAEAVASGVVAPEIGLNFDDSTAPPKGPFLQRRGKTDVPEMHISLKHLELLWSFTYSWMVIYERGIQTPLIEGKWVGEVDSSDPVLRRALRLRDWSASLQTRCTPWPQELPSPRSYACEIERWYGEKANLVFQQATAFLLGHEFAHAAGGHLDFVPANAPDCDAIEAEQDADVAAFSSLVESTDDDSEKLSKAWAILSALLSTMYLGEETRTPFVQKRHPPLHHRLSNFTRMLDFEKEQYRYYFPMLTCIVLEWALVELDSIPRSASLYEDAEEAFSDTLDRIENWIKQH, encoded by the coding sequence ATGAGAAACGAGCACGACTCACCTGTTCTCGCTCTTGAACATAACGTGACTTGGGCGTTTGAGCACGCAACACCCTATGCGGGAGCACGACTAGCGGAAGCAGTTGCCAGTGGAGTGGTTGCGCCCGAAATCGGATTGAACTTCGATGACAGCACAGCCCCCCCCAAGGGCCCATTCCTCCAGAGGCGCGGCAAGACGGATGTGCCGGAGATGCACATCAGTTTGAAGCATTTGGAGTTGCTTTGGTCCTTCACATACTCGTGGATGGTGATCTACGAGCGTGGTATCCAGACACCTCTCATCGAAGGCAAATGGGTCGGCGAAGTTGATAGTTCCGATCCGGTCTTGCGGCGTGCACTGCGACTTCGAGATTGGTCTGCGTCACTGCAGACCCGATGCACGCCGTGGCCACAAGAATTGCCGTCCCCGCGTAGTTACGCATGTGAAATCGAACGATGGTACGGCGAGAAAGCGAATTTGGTGTTCCAACAAGCAACCGCATTCTTGTTGGGACATGAGTTCGCTCATGCTGCTGGCGGACACCTCGACTTCGTACCAGCCAACGCACCCGACTGTGATGCTATCGAAGCTGAGCAAGATGCCGATGTTGCTGCCTTTTCGAGCCTGGTGGAGTCTACCGATGATGACTCTGAAAAACTTAGCAAAGCTTGGGCGATTCTGTCCGCGCTCTTGAGTACCATGTATCTAGGCGAGGAGACACGCACGCCGTTTGTGCAGAAGCGCCATCCGCCCCTTCATCATCGTCTCTCGAACTTCACGCGAATGTTGGATTTCGAGAAGGAACAGTATCGCTACTACTTCCCGATGCTGACATGCATCGTTCTCGAATGGGCGCTTGTCGAGCTGGATTCGATTCCGCGCTCAGCATCTCTGTACGAAGATGCAGAAGAAGCTTTTAGCGACACACTTGACCGGATCGAGAACTGGATCAAGCAGCACTGA
- a CDS encoding MobA/MobL family protein, whose product MASFHHTIKSGKKGSATDHSAYISRKGKHTNRKEDLIASGHGNMPNWARHDASEFWRTGDKYERANGAVYREHEIALPDELTHDQQQELVNQLVSGLVGNKPFQYAIHAPKAALGHGTNTHMHLMYSDREDDGIERSPEQTFRRYNPTHPEHGGRKKSSGGKNRMELRDELIATRKKCADLQNAALEKYGHTTRVDHRTLKDQGIDRPPERHMGQARIRAMSKEDREHYNAHRQQFA is encoded by the coding sequence ATGGCAAGCTTTCACCACACGATCAAGAGCGGCAAGAAGGGTTCGGCAACGGATCACAGCGCATACATCTCGAGAAAGGGCAAGCACACCAACCGCAAGGAAGATCTGATCGCCTCCGGTCACGGCAACATGCCGAACTGGGCACGACATGATGCATCTGAGTTCTGGAGGACTGGCGACAAATACGAACGCGCCAATGGCGCCGTATACCGCGAACACGAAATCGCTCTGCCCGACGAACTTACGCACGATCAGCAACAAGAGTTGGTCAATCAACTGGTATCCGGACTGGTGGGCAACAAGCCGTTTCAATATGCGATCCATGCGCCGAAAGCTGCGCTCGGACACGGCACGAACACACACATGCACCTGATGTATTCCGATCGTGAAGATGATGGTATCGAGAGATCACCCGAGCAGACATTCCGACGCTACAACCCGACGCATCCGGAACACGGTGGCCGCAAAAAGAGCAGCGGCGGGAAGAACCGGATGGAACTCCGCGACGAACTGATTGCGACGCGAAAGAAATGCGCTGACCTGCAAAACGCTGCGCTGGAGAAGTACGGTCACACGACGCGCGTCGATCATCGAACGCTCAAGGACCAAGGCATCGACCGGCCGCCGGAACGCCACATGGGTCAAGCCCGGATTCGCGCCATGTCGAAGGAAGATCGCGAGCACTACAACGCACACCGGCAGCAATTTGCGTAA
- a CDS encoding serine/threonine-protein kinase: MRAIPDRYVSSGHAMSGGMGSVIVCQDTILERPVAIKFISSATHKRRMDDEVSALLKLRSKHVVQVYDVLQADVDEIGIVQEFIDGKDLFQSHQIPATATDYYRQLWQISAGISDIHDLGVIHRDIKPNNMKTDPEGVIKIFDFGLARDDGPSAKTKSFVGTRGFAAPELYANPFSFTKAVDTYAFGATAVYLATGGLPTDMLKQPPITGLVSHLGSLPFMIADEITWLLDACIAPEPAKRPPMREVRDALARHILFDRHRALVVYQGKASVLGADNRSVSLSFGDIAKIAIRYDGLAFVVDSVSGEVQINNLVVVAGSTLPGACVVALGGNHRRSNERRFITFDISHPEIVL; the protein is encoded by the coding sequence ATGCGCGCTATCCCCGACCGCTATGTTTCCTCCGGCCATGCGATGTCAGGCGGGATGGGTAGCGTGATTGTCTGCCAGGACACAATCCTGGAGCGCCCTGTGGCCATCAAGTTCATAAGCAGCGCCACTCACAAGCGGCGTATGGACGACGAAGTTTCAGCGCTTCTCAAACTGCGTTCGAAACATGTCGTTCAGGTATACGACGTGTTACAAGCTGATGTCGACGAGATCGGAATTGTCCAGGAATTCATCGACGGCAAAGATCTCTTCCAATCCCATCAGATTCCCGCGACCGCTACCGACTACTACAGGCAGCTCTGGCAAATCTCCGCGGGCATATCGGACATCCACGATCTTGGGGTGATCCACCGCGACATCAAGCCGAACAACATGAAGACGGACCCTGAAGGGGTGATCAAGATCTTCGATTTTGGCTTGGCACGAGACGATGGTCCCAGTGCGAAGACCAAGAGCTTCGTCGGTACGAGAGGCTTTGCCGCTCCTGAACTCTACGCGAATCCCTTTAGCTTTACCAAAGCGGTGGATACGTATGCATTCGGCGCGACTGCTGTGTATTTGGCTACCGGCGGTTTGCCGACCGATATGCTAAAGCAGCCGCCTATTACTGGTTTGGTTAGCCATTTGGGCTCGCTTCCGTTCATGATCGCGGACGAGATCACATGGCTTCTCGATGCATGCATCGCGCCTGAGCCGGCGAAGCGTCCGCCGATGCGAGAGGTGCGCGATGCGCTGGCCCGGCACATTCTCTTTGATAGGCATAGAGCCTTGGTGGTCTACCAAGGCAAGGCGTCGGTCCTTGGTGCCGACAATCGGTCTGTCAGCCTGAGCTTCGGCGATATTGCGAAGATCGCCATCCGCTACGACGGGCTCGCGTTCGTCGTCGACAGTGTCTCTGGCGAAGTTCAGATCAACAACCTGGTTGTGGTCGCCGGCTCCACGCTGCCCGGCGCGTGTGTGGTGGCTTTGGGTGGCAATCACCGTCGCAGCAACGAGCGGCGCTTCATTACTTTTGACATCTCTCATCCGGAGATTGTGCTATGA
- a CDS encoding c-type cytochrome yields the protein MKRGVIVFASVLAGAVLGMFVSTAHAADAGAGATATDAGRGQAIANANACMGCHAVDRKLVGPSFQQIAAKYKGDAQAPAKLASKVKNGGSGVWGMIPMPAHQSMSDADIRTVVDWVLKGAPGK from the coding sequence ATGAAGCGCGGCGTGATCGTTTTCGCGTCGGTGCTGGCGGGCGCGGTGCTGGGGATGTTTGTATCGACGGCGCATGCTGCGGATGCTGGGGCTGGGGCTACTGCGACGGATGCGGGGCGTGGGCAGGCCATTGCCAATGCGAACGCCTGCATGGGGTGTCATGCGGTGGACCGGAAGCTGGTCGGGCCGTCGTTCCAGCAGATCGCCGCGAAGTATAAGGGCGATGCGCAGGCGCCTGCGAAGCTCGCCAGTAAGGTGAAGAATGGCGGGTCCGGCGTGTGGGGCATGATCCCGATGCCGGCGCATCAGTCGATGAGCGATGCGGATATCCGGACGGTGGTGGATTGGGTGTTGAAGGGGGCGCCGGGGAAGTGA
- a CDS encoding XRE family transcriptional regulator: MTFIGSNLRTARLFHGLSQQELGDQIGCSKQFLSRLESGVDVPASTLVTRLCDRLAVLPDFFVEPDPMPIADEQCHFRKQLTTKVALHQGARARGEFLKRMINVMDEHLELPRYDFEEGDASSAEAIEQAAERAREHWGLGLGPIQNMTHIAENAGAVVMPINGLAPEIDAISFATRRPVIAMNSDGRSSCRARFGIAHEIGHFCLHIGVQTGDKVTESQANRFASAFLMPRRYFAVECRAGLRGSRLNWSGLADIKARWGVSKAATLYRGRQLGVFSDEQYRSGVIGLTRRGEARGEFEDKDMPLELPDLIVDSIQVLREAFGISRIALAQEMKVQTSLLDELLSARFDMGAFATKPDNVLSMSAERRARGGATGVSTRRGQ, from the coding sequence ATGACCTTTATTGGTTCAAATCTGCGTACCGCACGTTTGTTTCATGGCTTGTCGCAGCAGGAACTGGGTGATCAGATCGGTTGCTCGAAACAATTTCTCAGTCGCCTAGAATCGGGCGTTGATGTGCCGGCGTCGACGCTCGTCACCCGGCTTTGTGATCGGCTCGCGGTCTTGCCGGATTTCTTCGTCGAGCCGGATCCCATGCCTATCGCAGATGAGCAGTGCCATTTCCGAAAGCAACTGACGACCAAGGTGGCTCTCCATCAAGGCGCGCGTGCGCGCGGCGAGTTTTTGAAGCGCATGATCAACGTGATGGACGAGCACTTGGAGTTGCCTCGGTACGATTTTGAGGAAGGCGACGCGTCGTCCGCGGAGGCGATCGAGCAGGCAGCAGAGCGTGCGCGCGAACATTGGGGCTTAGGCTTGGGACCCATCCAGAACATGACGCATATTGCGGAAAACGCAGGCGCCGTCGTTATGCCGATTAATGGATTGGCTCCCGAGATCGACGCGATTTCGTTTGCGACGCGCCGGCCGGTTATTGCGATGAATTCGGATGGTCGATCATCGTGTCGTGCCCGTTTCGGAATCGCGCATGAGATCGGCCACTTCTGCTTGCATATCGGCGTGCAAACGGGCGACAAGGTGACCGAATCCCAGGCGAATCGGTTCGCAAGCGCCTTTTTGATGCCGCGCCGATATTTTGCGGTGGAGTGTCGGGCAGGGCTGCGCGGTTCACGTCTGAACTGGTCGGGGCTGGCGGATATTAAGGCCCGCTGGGGCGTGTCGAAGGCAGCAACCCTCTATCGTGGACGGCAGCTCGGCGTGTTTTCCGATGAGCAATATCGAAGCGGTGTGATCGGCCTGACGCGACGCGGCGAGGCACGAGGCGAGTTTGAAGATAAAGACATGCCGCTTGAGCTGCCGGACCTGATCGTAGACAGCATTCAGGTGTTACGCGAAGCGTTTGGCATTTCTCGCATCGCGTTGGCTCAGGAAATGAAAGTGCAAACGTCGTTGCTGGATGAATTGCTATCGGCCCGCTTTGATATGGGGGCGTTTGCGACTAAGCCAGATAACGTTCTTTCCATGTCAGCGGAACGCCGCGCGCGAGGTGGCGCAACTGGCGTCAGCACGAGGCGTGGGCAATAG
- a CDS encoding DUF6602 domain-containing protein: MLRKHLPERYHVATGFIHKCPKQIDILIYDRLEYAPLFREGDLVVIDASAVRAVIEVKTDLGSNATLKDCLDTMGKVSALDDCRPPFFKGIFAFKASLQNPQDHVAKQFLTGPHNITEMYRHMTSLCVLEETYLQIAYSEVTRPEKPSDEEVVRRIVPRLRPYISKTELKIQAGLFLDELMVHLRVDSLKPVPNRQIRRLLQTDTRWMHGKILTDLNWGPYAEAAAGIANAADGVAEMEERFAKVEDWLSGESVDFT; encoded by the coding sequence TTGCTGCGCAAACATCTCCCTGAGCGTTACCACGTCGCCACCGGTTTCATTCACAAGTGTCCCAAACAGATTGACATACTGATCTATGATCGTCTTGAGTACGCCCCATTGTTTCGTGAAGGCGATCTTGTCGTGATCGACGCTAGCGCGGTGCGTGCTGTCATCGAAGTCAAGACAGATCTCGGCAGTAACGCGACCCTTAAAGACTGCCTCGACACAATGGGAAAAGTCAGCGCCCTGGACGACTGCAGACCACCGTTCTTCAAGGGTATATTTGCGTTTAAGGCGTCCCTCCAGAATCCCCAGGATCACGTTGCGAAACAATTTTTAACTGGTCCGCACAACATCACGGAGATGTACCGACACATGACGAGCTTATGCGTTCTCGAAGAGACGTATCTGCAGATCGCGTATTCAGAGGTGACGAGGCCTGAGAAGCCTTCAGATGAAGAAGTTGTAAGGCGTATCGTACCGCGTCTACGCCCCTACATCAGCAAGACCGAACTCAAGATACAGGCGGGCCTCTTCCTTGATGAACTTATGGTGCATCTACGTGTGGATAGTCTGAAGCCAGTTCCGAACCGCCAGATTCGCAGGCTCCTGCAGACTGATACGCGCTGGATGCACGGGAAGATTTTGACAGATCTGAATTGGGGGCCATACGCAGAAGCAGCAGCAGGCATTGCAAATGCCGCAGATGGCGTAGCCGAAATGGAGGAGCGATTCGCAAAGGTTGAGGATTGGCTGTCTGGCGAATCAGTGGACTTCACTTGA
- a CDS encoding PP2C family serine/threonine-protein phosphatase — MSTQLQTPAAKLTTWFMRRTAPSAVRRVAPLNAAVASDVGVVRAENQDRVALVRGSDRSGAPFILAVLADGIGGMRHGAECASLTLATFIDTVISEAQHTVEPKDWLRRASLRANRVVHTLQGGDGGSTLAAILLAKGHRAVWLSIGDSRVYHVAEGKMTQLSRDDTLDGQLGKPIDGGRRSELLQFVGVGDALEPHIEFVPWDLSGTLLLTTDGVHFIDADYLGKVAHFAADIGVCARRFMDLAKMLGGPDNASVVALSVDALSADPGAQVESAFEVWDPFGDLCVMFDRGRSYRTNGPSSISANLKAGAPESSPQDTSAAGNPEAEGELPMEERSVGTAAKGKPSRQKSGSRRKAKVKGVKIEGGPEDGHEGEAPQLSIEFPHKKP, encoded by the coding sequence ATGTCGACCCAACTCCAAACGCCGGCCGCTAAATTGACGACCTGGTTCATGAGACGCACTGCACCCAGCGCCGTGCGTCGCGTGGCGCCGCTGAACGCGGCCGTAGCGAGCGACGTCGGTGTTGTGCGCGCGGAGAATCAGGATCGAGTTGCCCTTGTGCGGGGAAGCGACCGTAGCGGGGCACCTTTTATCCTGGCCGTATTGGCAGATGGCATCGGCGGCATGAGGCATGGCGCGGAATGTGCGTCGCTAACCTTGGCGACCTTCATTGACACGGTGATTTCCGAGGCGCAGCACACCGTCGAACCTAAGGACTGGCTACGTCGGGCCTCGCTACGGGCGAATCGAGTCGTGCATACGCTCCAAGGGGGAGATGGTGGTTCCACTCTGGCGGCCATTCTACTTGCCAAGGGCCATCGAGCCGTGTGGCTCAGTATCGGCGATAGCAGGGTTTATCACGTAGCCGAAGGAAAGATGACGCAGCTTTCCCGGGATGACACGCTTGATGGCCAGCTCGGAAAGCCGATCGACGGCGGAAGGAGGTCCGAGCTGCTCCAGTTTGTAGGCGTTGGCGATGCGCTTGAGCCGCACATCGAGTTCGTCCCTTGGGATCTATCTGGCACGCTACTTCTCACTACCGACGGTGTACATTTCATCGATGCCGATTACCTGGGTAAGGTGGCGCACTTTGCCGCAGACATAGGGGTATGTGCTCGCCGCTTCATGGATCTTGCCAAGATGTTGGGCGGGCCTGATAACGCCTCAGTGGTTGCTCTCAGCGTAGACGCGCTTTCTGCAGACCCTGGTGCTCAGGTCGAGTCGGCCTTTGAAGTTTGGGATCCTTTTGGTGATCTTTGCGTGATGTTTGATCGTGGTCGCAGCTACCGGACAAACGGACCGTCGTCAATTTCAGCAAACCTTAAAGCGGGAGCACCGGAATCTAGTCCCCAGGATACCTCGGCTGCGGGCAACCCGGAGGCAGAGGGCGAGCTACCAATGGAGGAGCGTTCCGTCGGCACTGCGGCCAAGGGCAAGCCATCTAGGCAGAAAAGCGGAAGCCGCCGCAAGGCTAAGGTCAAAGGCGTCAAGATTGAAGGTGGCCCCGAGGACGGCCATGAGGGCGAAGCTCCGCAATTGTCCATCGAGTTTCCACACAAGAAGCCCTAA